One Cuculus canorus isolate bCucCan1 chromosome 1, bCucCan1.pri, whole genome shotgun sequence DNA segment encodes these proteins:
- the LAMTOR1 gene encoding LOW QUALITY PROTEIN: ragulator complex protein LAMTOR1 (The sequence of the model RefSeq protein was modified relative to this genomic sequence to represent the inferred CDS: inserted 2 bases in 2 codons), whose amino-acid sequence MGCCYSSETESSDQEEETKRLLEPPSTPPAKSPSGAERGCSGVPAARTDEQAMLSSILAKTAINIIDVSAADSQGMEQHEYMDRARHYSTRLAMLSGSLTRWKKPPPLPSLTAQPHQVLASDPVPXADLQQVSRIAAYAFSALSQIRVDAXEELVVQFGIP is encoded by the exons ATGGGCTGCTGCTATAGCAGCGAGACCGAGAGCTCCGACCAG GAGGAGGAGACGAAGCGCCTCCTGGAGCCTCCGAGCACTCCTCCGGCGAAGAGCCCGAGCGGTGCCGAGCGCGGCTGCTCCGGCGTTCCGGCGGCGCGCACCGACGAGCAGGCCATGCTCTCCTCCATCCTCGCCAAAACCGCCAT TAACATCATCGACGTCTCGGCCGCCGATTCccaagggatggagcagcaCGAGTACATGGATCGCGCCCGGCACTACAG CACTCGTTTGGCGATGCTGAGCGGCTCTCTGACGCGTTGGAAGAAGCCACCGCCGCTGCCGTCGCTGACGGCGCAGCCCCACCAGGTCCTCGCCAGCGATCCCGTCC CCGCCGACCTCCAGCAG GTTTCCCGTATCGCCGCCTACGCCTTCAGCGCTCTCTCCCAGATCCGCGTCGACG AAGAGGAGCTCGTTGTCCAGTTTGGAATTCCATGA